CAGGTAAGttttctctttgttctttcgtttcttttcttttacaaattagggtaattaattatgaatcaatagataaataatagttaaatcccacaacttattttaataaatatgggacaagtggtataatatattaactaaattatcaatttagcccactaattaaattaattatctaaacttaCCCCTTAACTAAATACctgtagttatcgaatagtcttaAAATTTTGACTTAAATTTACGGAAAGGatatcttatgaaataaaaggtcctagtactcaaaacgacctaatgggtcgttacaataaCAACCCCCAAAACAGGTATTTTCCAATTTCTATTAATATTAGCTTGTTATAAACAAAAGGAAAACAATATGTAGTTTGACAAATTACAAGTACAGAAAGACCACTATTTGCATAACAAATCACAGTTCACATGCTTCCTTAACAAAACATGCGCCCATTATTACGATGCAGCAGactatttatttatctttttatccAACATTTTTACCTGCTTTAAGTGCAATTAGGATTTGTGCCAGAAACCAAACTTTAGTTTTAAAACGTTATTTAATAAAAGTGATTTTATTCTCGAgactcaaatttatttatttttttaattaaaaatataggaGTACTGCAATTTGAGTATATATGGTACCTAACTATCAAAAAGGAATGGACTCCTAACTTGCAAAAGTTGGTTAATTTTTCAGATTATAATTAGGAGAAGCCCACATCAAAGTGCAAAGAATACAGTAGTCTTGAAGTGTTTTTAATTCATAAATTCCACAATGAAACATGTGCATTTCTTTACTTAATCGGGTTTGAGATGCAAATATTTGAAAGCAAAAGACTcctgaattaattaattttttaataaaaattcaaCTTATTTTGAGCGCGATTATTATCACAAAAAAAATGTTTATGTATTCTGAAACAAAAACAATATTTTGTATTAAACAGCCTTTCAAGAAAAACTATTCATATTctttaaataaaaatgtatttCACTTCAGATAACTAAAATCAggtttgatttaaaaaaaaataccttTCTATATCTAAAGTTAGATGATCACACATTTGATTATGTGTTTATACAAGTTTCAAGTGCTTCCTACATAGATATATCTTTTTCCCTATTCCAAACAACTACTTTCAAATCCAAATACCAGTAGTTttgaccaaaaaataaaataaaattgatatcCTAGAAATACAAGAAGTCATTGttatgtttttcaaatttatagTTAATGTTTCGATTAGCATGATGTTACTAAAGTCAAATGCTTAAAAAACAATAAATACAACGTACAAAGGTGGGGTTAGAATTTTCGTTACGATTTgatcaaatttaatatttttggttcatataattatacaaatgccttaaaatatttattaaatatgtataaataattaatttaaaattcaataatttaaaagaattaaaatttaaaatttacaaCCTTCGAATCTAAAATTAAGCCCaaatctttttttataaaatttctcATATACTGTACGAAATTCATATTGAAGCTCCCGATAAATTTGATTTCTTCAGTCGCAAAAGGAGAAAAATCAGAAGCATGAAGAGCCGAAAATGGTCAAATAAGTAGGCCATTTGTTCATGCATCAAAACGCCTTTGAAAGTTGTGGCTTGCCAGGAGCCACCCAATTGGAATTTCATTTTAATGGTCTGTCcaatcataattttatactattgttaaGTAACGCTTTAGAGGCACTTTTTGCTTTGTTTTACGCTTCTACTAGTAGAATTAGAAGTATGCAAATTTGCTCCTTAAAAAGTTGCGATTATTATTCATAGCCccccaaaagaaaaagaaaattgactttCGACTCTGAAATTGTTCAaaggttgttataaatgtggttGATTTAACATTTGAATATTCACTGATTTAATATTGTTAAAATGCTACCAATTTATGGATTCTAAATGTCCTTTATAGAAAGAAAAGTACATAAATTAGCCATTTGTAATTATGTACATAACTCAATGTctcaatagtataaaaataaactctgaaaatattgaaatcttAATGTTATATCACcgaatttttatttgaaaatttaatttgaaCGAACTTATCAAATATCagaatgatttttattttttgtattaaatTTCTTATCTCTTATAACATGTGTAGTGAGaaagaagtaaaataaaataatatatatatgacttTTGAAATCATGAGATTGTTAGTATAGTCagaactttaaaaatattttgttatagcattttttttaaaataaatgagtttgaatttgtgtgtgtatatatatatatattttttatataacaatatttttttatattagcATTTAAAAATAACACAGTTATAGAGAGATTTTACTGTATTTGAAGTGTGACATTGTGATTatttaaaaaactttttaattcattcgagaaattgaaaagaaaatttagagcTCAAAGATTTTTAAGAATAAGTTTATGGGCCTTTTcgtaaattaaaataaagcaAATTGCAGCCAATGAGGAATTTCGATTTGGAGAGAATATAAATAGGGCAGAGGAGCAAATGAAGAGGTAGGTCATCATCATCAACAGTCTCCAAAAGATTGTAAAGTTTGCGTGTTCTCTCCCACGTTCTTCTATGGCTTCTTCCACCATTAATCGATGGCTGAGGCCCGAGGTCTGTTATATTCTTCCGCCATAGATTTTTTTCCCCTCTTTTAACTGCCTATGAAATCGGCGATTTTGTTAATTGGTCAATGGGAGGTTATGTTTGGTGGTTACCTATGGGTTTAGCAATTAGATCTGAACGATTAAATATGCTCTATTTGTGGTGGCGCAGGTGTATCCACTTTTTGCAGCCGTAGGCGTTGCTGTAGGGATCTGTGGAATGCAATTGGTTCGTAATATCTGCACCAATCCTGAAGTCAGGTAACCTCTTCATTCCGTCTGTGTACATCTTCGTTTACGCCTTGTCTAGTCTGTGTTATAGAATATCTGATTCAACCAACCTCTATTGGATACATGTACTTTTTgggaaaaacaaacaaacaaagagTGTGCTTGATAAAATTTCCTTTCAGATCAGTGTTTGCTAGAGTTGATTTTGTCTGATTAAAGATTTCTATGTCAATTCTAGAACTATTTATTAGTAGTATTTGAATAAAGTGGGTCCGGCTGTATTGATCGGGCATATATAGAGAGAATTCATACGATCACCCGGTGTCCAATAGCTTAGAACTGAGgattagttgattgattgatttggGGATTCAGGGTAGCTCCATTGGTGGGCTGGCCAATCCTCCACCCTGTAAATGGGCGTTCGATTAACCATAATTgccttcccttttttttttccccatatgcagaataaataaataaaaacattgtaaaataaaaaataaaaatgagtgATTGATTTGCCCTTGATATATCTCCTGAAAGCTGTATGTCATCTCTATGCTAATTGCTTATTCAAATCAAAAACTGATGAAAGAATATGCTTGTGGGTTAGAGATGGATTCGGGATTTCAACAATATGGGTTTGATTTCGAGATTTTCTACCACAACTTCTTACCCGGATTTGAATTCTATTATTTGCATTTATTTTGTGGATTTTTAAATACATAGTGAGATAACTAAATCTACTTGATTTGAATGAACCAATAAGTGATGCATTAGATCCACCACTGATTGGGTTTTACCTGAGTAGTGAGGATCTGGAGGCTTATGAAACGTTCTTAGCTCAAGTTTCTTGGACAATTTCAACAATTCGATAAATATGGAAAACCTCTAGAGTGTAACTGGTAGGACTTTAAAGCATCAGATGAGGTTACAGTGTGAGACTTAGAAACGGAAGAATGAAAACCTAGTCAAATTGGTCTAAAATCCATAATGGATATTGCCTTTTGGTTCAATTTTGTTTGATTCTTTGTTGATGGTAGAAATCAGATCAGTTGATCAACTGGTATAACATCAGCTAGGAAATGAAAACCACCCACATTAAGCTGTATTGTACTAGGTTGCATCTTTTTATCCATGGTAGAGTTTGGAATAAGGAGATTATAGAGAAGCATGAACGCCACACCTGAGATTAGAACGTGTGACCTAAAACAAATTTTGAGCCGCTTTTGCCACTTGACTGGAAGCTTCTCTTGTGTCAAGGAGATTCCCAATTTATTTGTTTAACAAAAAAATGCTTTTACCCTATTTTGTGGAAGGTGATTCAATTGACCCCTTACTAAACATGCAGCCCACTGCTTTCTACTTGCAAGTCGcatccacacacacacaccCTACTGACCATGACTTCATGTTTGCAAAAATCTCAGGGTGACCAAGGAAAACAGGGCAGCAGGAGTGCTGGATAATTTTTCAGAAGGGGAGAAATATGCAGAGCATGCTCTGAGGAAGTTGGTTCGAAACAAGTCTCCAGAGATTATGCCATCAATCAACGGCTTCTTCAGCGATCCAAACTGATGCCCTCATCAAGTTTGATATGGATTAACATCATTATTCTTTGTCTTCTTTTCATTGAATGAGATAGACATGAAATGCATTTTTCTGCCCTGTGATGGGCCTAAAAGATATTGAAAGAAACTTGAATAAATGTAATTCAGAACCACAAGATCCCCCCCTTTTGACAGGGCACATCTTTTCATATACTATTTATCTGTTTTGTGGACGAAAAATTCATTTACTTTCATGCATGAATAGCACTATTTTGGATTGGACATTTCAGGCGTTCCGATGTGTGATCTAACTGTGATGCACCAGTTACCGCTTCAAGAGTTTGAATGAAGAACTTGGGACATTCCATTCTATGAAGAGATGGGCGACACATATTCGCTAGTGTAGCCTCGACAGCTGAAACTATTTGATTTTAAGATCGTAAaagctttgataccaatttAGGTTGAATATCTTGTTCAGAAACAAGTAGACCTTTCAATGCTTTCTACTATCTTCGACTACTTCTACATATAAATCCGTGTTGAACCCAATGGGTAAACTAATCACAAAACCAACTcggaacaaaataaaaataataaatgaatgaaaattCTATATTCTACCCTAGAAAATGATTTGAGTAATTCTGTGCTCTGTATATGCTTTCTTTTGTTCATCTTATAAACCACCATTTCTACTTCCAAGCACTGCTTGCTTGTCACAATAATTTCTCCTCGTTTCTGGCAGCCCCTTACTGGCCATTTGTATAACAAGTTAGATATTGGACTAATCTACCAAGTTATGATCATACAAATACCTATTTTTGTGAAGCAACCCTCAAACTTGGTCTCTTGTTGAGTTGTTGTTTATTGGCTTCTTCCCGTGATCGATTACATAAGCATCCTGGTAAAGGATTTGCGTAAAAGTTCTCTAATCTTGGTGATTCACCGGCTTGTCCGAGTTAAGGTGCTCCTAACCTGTTGGATTGTAAGACCTTTAACTTTTGAAGCAAACTCTTCACAAGAGACTTCAAACGAGTCGATCAATCTTACAAAATTGAACCTATCAGGGCTAATGGTCTCTCAAAATCCTTCAAACCTTCTGTGACCTTGCACAGCCTTGGCTATATTGTCATCCTAAGTGTAAGGGAAAACATCACTTTCAAGGGCTGCCATATAATCTACAGCAACAAGAGTTGAGTGAGTGAACACATTTGGCTAATGCAAACGGAATTCATCCATGCTGTTGTTGCCATTAATTTCCCCTGCAACAATAGCCCATAAAAAACATCATCAACCCGAAAAACGTACGACCCATATTCTTCCATGATCTCAGACTGCAGAATTGTACTACCAACGCTTAAAACCCATTCTTCTACCCTAAAAACAACACTTTCTTTCTGGACCAATAAGTATTTAATTAACAGGTgataatgaaaacaaaattttcTTTCTGGAAAAAAATAAGTATTTAATTAACAGGTGATAATGATGAAGACCGCAATTGTTATTGCTAATTTCTAGGTCATTATTATCGTCGTAGGAGAAATTGTAATCAGACCCGGTGGTGGGTGCGGCGGCTATGGTGATAACACAGTCGGAGTTGGCGGTGGTGGTGCCACCGGTTGACATTGAGAATTTGTATTGACTTGTATTAAAAAAGAATCCTCTGAAAGTCGGGAAAAAAGTTGGCAGCTGAAACTATTTGAATAGAAACTTTGTTAccaatttgaagaattattcaTAAACTCAAATAATTCTCAGTTTCTCAAAACTATAAAATAGCTATCAACATTTCTATTTACATGAGTGCAAAAACTTAAGTAGGATTAGAAAAACTCTTCCTAATTATTTAGATTTAGAAAAAACCATATTTAgacataaattatataaatatcaaatcCTTAACAAATTTGTTTTCCTAGTTCAACTTTGAATATTCTTCcaacaattttaataatttacaaCCGATGAACAACCAGTTTGTCCCAAAAATTGATGTCTCATACTGGTGTTCATATTTGGTTGCTGTAGTATTCTTCATTTTCCACTTGACTCCCACTTAACCAAAGGTAACCAGGTCTGTTAGGATTAGGCTACTTCAAGAGGAATGAGACACTTGCCAGATCCAATCTTAAATTAAATATCCCTATCAAACATAAGATGGCCAACATACTGCATATTTTCACTCAATGAAATGCAAAATATTTCAATTCCTGATTTACATTTCCCTACAGTGAGAGGACAAGCATAGATTAAAGATGTCTGCATAATATTTACAACACGGTTAATTTAGCTCAGTGAAAATTTGTAATTGCTTCAAGAGGTTTGAATAGGAGAACACAGATACAACATCAATGGTAGCAGGTATGTGCCATTTAAAACCTAGTAAGCTCGTACAAGAAATTTAAGCATGTAGGAGAGATTGATCATCTCCTATGGAGCCGTGCATGAAACTCATCAGATAAAACTGGAAACTACGTTTGCACCGAATATTACTAAGCATCAGGGCATGGATTTCAAAAACTGATGATAAGCCGCACAATCAACTGATAGATGTATGCAGGAGATATTCAACCAATTACCGCCATCTCTCAAGTGAGAGTAACAGCATCAGAGATGTCCTAGTTGAATGTGCTTGCTACCATCTGAAATAAAAAAGATCCAAGATGACATTAATGTTCATGTTGTTTGTGCAGCTCATTGGCAGCTTCAACCTGCCATGACTCCCATGCCTCAACATAATGAGCAAAAAGCTCACTTGCAGCTGTAACATTTGGCAAATGGAAACATTTCAACCTCTTCATTAAGGCAACAACTACATGGGATATAAACATATATTCACATGAACATAAAACCAATTTTTACTCTTAACAATAGCTGAATTGGGTGCCAGAAATTGGATAAACTATACTTCCATTCAAGAAATGTAGACTATCACGGGCAACTCTTAAAATCGTGCATATCAGGCTTAATTGGTAAGTATACaacataaaataagaaaaacagcACCAAAGAAATTGGAGTTCTCATCTTCAGGAAAAACTTGGGGATAAAAGGTAGAGTTTTCTTATTTCTTCTCTCTGTTTGTGGCATTTCTTATACGTTGCTCAACATAATGAAGTCTTCTACATATCTCATGGATTAAGAGGTTAAAGTAGGTGATTTATCAAATAAGAGGCTAAAAAGCAGTAAAAGTGGTACATCTAcgtatatacaacaacaataacatacccagtgtaatcccataaGTGGGATCTAAGGAGGAtaagatgtacgcagaccttagaccttacccctactttTGTGAGGTGGAGaggtttccgatagaccctcggctcaaaagaaatGTAATCAAAGCAGGATAGAAAGGAAAATAGCGACTGCAAAAGAAGTATATGAATATCTTTTtccattcttttttcttttgttcatGACTAGGGAGAGGGGAATAGAAACAGGTTCAAACATGAGATATATGAATATCTTTTtccattcttttttcttttgttcatGAGTAGGGAGAGGGGAATAGAAACAGGTTCAAACATGAGATCCTGCCTTAATATGAGGAACCTGTGAAATGAGTAGAATTCTGGACCAACAGATATGAGAATATAGCCCCAAAAAGGTGTCATCCCCTCCTCCCTACCCTACTTGGAATGGGTAAAATAAAAGGTCTTCAACTTTTTCAACTGAGATTTAGAAATTACCCTTATTCTGATACTGAGGGTGATATTTAGATGCCAGATCCTCCCAGTTCTGAATCTgtttcaaattttcttttccAGAAACTCCTGGTCTTGGCAGACTTGATGGACCAAAAGGGCCAAATACAAAATCCTTTGTACCGCGTTCATTAAGCTGCTCCGCTGACATCTGCTTTTTATCTTTCAATTCATCATCTTTTGCAACTTTCAACCTTTTTACCTGCCCGTTTGACATTAGATCAGATGAAGAATCATCCCTGCATCGTTTGGGAACTATGTTTGTGATCTCTTCCCCAAATGTTCTCCTCATTGAATCATCTGATTTAGCAGCTACAGCTGACCCACTCCTAGGATTTTCTTTCCAGGCTATCCACCTAAATACTGGTTTTCCATTATCTGGGCTACGTATCTACACATATGTATTCCAAAGATCAAGATCAGAAGAATTAATTCTCTACTTCATTGTTTTGAGAATATTCAGTTACTGATCATTCAAATTATATGACCAACCTTCTCAATGAGATTCATGGAcacaaaaacatttgcaatatcaTACAAGCGTCTGGTCTTTGCtgcaaaatatttatgaaagataACAAGTTCTCTGTCAAATTTTTCATCATAATTTAAACATAACAACATATTATGAACATCAATTACTCTTCATAGCCATCGGATCGTGGACATCACCAAGCAAAGCTGATGCAGCCTTGTCAAGAGATATCAAGTCAACCTACAGAAGATAAGGCATTAGCTTGCAAAAAGTTGACAACTAGTCAGAAAATCTTTATGGCTCCACTTACATCAGAACAGTGGAAAAGCTTTACAAAATTTTGTGCGAGAATCATCAAAGACTTCTCCTTCCTGTTATCTACATAATCAGACCTCAAGTTAGTCTCACTAAATATTGAATGTGATATATGATATCCAGCAGTTCTTTAGAATATTAGAATAATGTTCCCTCcactggaaaaaaaaatcaattctaaaACCACAACCATCACAACTACAGAGAAGAACTTACCAATTTTATGTGATCCAGAAGTCTTGCCTTCTCCTTTTTCCTTAACATCTGAATGGTTGCAAGCTATGACCTAGTAGAAGAAGGTGCAATCGCTGAGCAAATCAAAGTAACTAATTGAGTGAACTAATGGGAGAATATCCACATTTGAACTATTACAGTCCCACTCCAAATCACCCATAGCTCATTGTGGTGAAGGGTGGACAAAGAAAGAACATGGTGTACATACATTTGAAACATTGTGGCAAGTGGAGGAGACAGTGGACAGATCTTTTAGTCCTTCTTTCTACAAAATAAGCAAATAATATCAAATTCCCAGGACATGTCCATATGAGACAAGGAAAATGCATATCAACTACCTTAAGCAAATCTACAGCTTTAGGAATTGCACTACACCCATTCCATCTATACTGATTCTTAGCTTTTCGTGACAAAACCTGAAATAAACTACCTTAGCCATTCAATCATATAAAGATTATGAGAGGAAGACGAAAAGATAAAGAATTACCCCAATgctttccaaaatattgacaatATCATAAATGCGACGCCTCTCGACACCTACAACCACAAAGAGATTCTGTGTGACAACATTCAAGAAGAAATCTGCATATTCGTGTTGACAAGATTGGAATGACAATATGAGGACTGGTAGATGAGATGACAGCACAAACACCTAATTGATCTGCAGCATTGTCCAAACCAATGGTGGAGTCCACACCTTCCCGATCACATAGCTTCAAGAAACTGAATAGTATGAAACTTATCAGGTCAAGAAAGTAATGATAcagatgatatgttgatttaTAGCGAAAAAATCCAGATTTTTTACTTTaagtttttatgtttttaaggCATTTCATCAGCTTCTTCCACACATTTCTATCTAACTTTGTAGATGAAGGAAACAAAATATTGGCAAAGAACATACAATCAATATACCAGATAAAATGTCTCTCATCTTCAACAattaatattcaaaaaatttcaacGAGCTGAGACATGATAAAACTCCTACAAAGAGACATGGCCAATTTACTAAAGATTTGCAAAATAGTTGCTCAGAGCTTCTGAGCTAGAAAACCACCGTTGTGTCCCTCCAACATATTAAGGCAGCGAAGTCCTAAGTCGCTATGTAAAAGGTCTTCCTTGCATTCTATAAACATGAAGGTTCCGATAGAAAGTGACTCCAAGGAGGTTATGGACATATTTAGGGCTTCAAGTTGAAGAAACCACTTGAGGAAGCTCACAAAGAGAGGAGACGAAGAAAGAAGAGAGGATCAAGCCCTTCATTCTCAATCCAAGCATTTTTCTTTGATTGTCATGATGATATCTAGTAAACTTCTCTTGGTTTTGTTTAATTCCTTCCAGAGTGTTTTTGAGTTAGGAGTACACAAAATCAATGTCTATGACTTGAGTTCATTCAATTGAATTCAATCGAACTATGAGCATTAGTACTCTTGACTCTAAAACGTGTTTGCTTAGCAGGGCAGATCCACGTTGCGTGTGGGTTCACAGGAATCCAGTAACTTCTGATATACTCCTTCAGTTTCAAAGTAAGTAGTGTTTTTAGAAACTTACCCCTAATTAAATGCCTTGAACAAAGAAGTAATTCTTTAATGGCGTAAATCTCCATGTATTAAAACAAGGGTAATTTTGGAAGAATAAGATCAATGCCTTATTGAAATCCTAAAACACCAGTTATTTGGAAACAAAATAAAAGGGCTAAAACACCATTTATTttggaacggagggagtatatatGTATAAAGAGTCAAGAGTACTATATATATTCACTAAATATTTGTAAATACTTTACCGTGAACTCAATTGATATGGTATATTAACTGGAAACTGTTATagaaacccataaaattcaaatcttgGATCTGTTTGTGCTTTTTAGGGAGTTTCCTTTTGTTTCCAtatagaatttattttattccTCACCTATAATCAGAATCCTAAGGTCAAAATAAGTGCAAAACCCTAAAATTCCTCGAGGATCAGCATTCTCTCATCAATCTATCACTTACACGAACACGAGTAGAATACTTACTATGTATTTCACATAAACATCTCGTTATAAGATCGAATTGCAGCGTAGATGCTTAACACCTAAGAATCTCACGCATAAAACACAAatgcaaaagaaaagaagagagagattACTTGGAGCAAAGAAGACCGAGCGATTTGTCCTTGCGGCTGTAAATGCTAGGGTTTTTCCATTGAGAATCTTCAGTATGGAGTGACGATGACATTGCTAGGTTTCTCTGTTATGGAAAGTTGAAAGCGATCGAAGAAGAACCCTACGGAAAATTCGAGATAATCCGCTGAAGCTTTGAAGAAAGAGAGAGGGAAATGGATGAAATTGGCGGGCACCATGAAATTACATTTAACTCGTTCTTCATTTTATGTCCCCAAATTTAACTATTCACTTTTCCCTAATAAATTTTTACTACTCTTTATTTGTTTAGTAAAAGTATATCTAAGTAGATTTAAAATTGTCACTCTATTATTGTATTTCTTCAAGAATATATCAACttaatattagaaaataaaagtgaacCAAAACGGTATACTTTAGAATCGAGTTTTAAAGTTTTCAAATTTAATTGGgacttgaattttaaattttaaaaaagtgttTCAAacgtgttttttaaaaaaaaaaaaaaaattaaatacggTGAAAAAGTATTTAGAATCTAGGATCAAATGCCTAGTTTAGATTTAATATTAGTATTTGCGTATAAAATATGcacaaaatttcaacttcaattttaaatttcaaattcttcaaaaagtaggattttttaaaaatttaaattgtgatttcattttttaataCATATAAAACTTAActtataagtttatattttataaaaataaatccataattttaaaaaaaaattaaaacaactcATACTTGACGTGAAAAGATCGTTTGTAACACGTGAGAGCCCTTATAAAATTGCATGTATATAAAAATGTAAAAGCATGTAatagcaaataaaaatggagatatgtgatttattaattCGGCGCCTAAGGATATTTCAATACACTTGTTTAGGAACCATGATTTCCACATTGGATAAGATTGTATAAAAGttcaagaaattttgataattttcaaCAAATCACGgaaatttcatatttatgaGGAAAAATTCAAATCGCATGTCCAAACAaattttcaattcaattcaatttgaTTTCAATTCATTTCCAAAAGGATCCTTATTAGTTACTTTACTTATAACAATCAATcactataaaagaaaaaatctcaTAATAAACAAAATTATGGAGAGGTTTTAACTAAATTAACATTCCATTTTGATTATTCatcttttttataaaagaaaaaacaagttTACATTCAATATTTAAAAGCCGCCTTACTATAAAAGTTTATTCAGATCAAGATGAGATCTTAAACAGGTTAAGATACGTTAATCCAATCCGCACAAACCCAAGTGAATCATATAGTTGACACTCTACACTAATAAGATCAAAGTAATATTCAATGGCTTtcaataattcatatttttccCTGACAATA
The sequence above is a segment of the Solanum dulcamara chromosome 11, daSolDulc1.2, whole genome shotgun sequence genome. Coding sequences within it:
- the LOC129874766 gene encoding uncharacterized protein LOC129874766, yielding MASSTINRWLRPEVYPLFAAVGVAVGICGMQLVRNICTNPEVRVTKENRAAGVLDNFSEGEKYAEHALRKLVRNKSPEIMPSINGFFSDPN
- the LOC129874780 gene encoding E2F transcription factor-like E2FF isoform X3: MSSSLHTEDSQWKNPSIYSRKDKSLGLLCSNFLKLCDREGVDSTIGLDNAADQLGVERRRIYDIVNILESIGVLSRKAKNQYRWNGCSAIPKAVDLLKKEGLKDLSTVSSTCHNVSNVIACNHSDVKEKGEGKTSGSHKIDNRKEKSLMILAQNFVKLFHCSDVDLISLDKAASALLGDVHDPMAMKTKTRRLYDIANVFVSMNLIEKIRSPDNGKPVFRWIAWKENPRSGSAVAAKSDDSMRRTFGEEITNIVPKRCRDDSSSDLMSNGQVKRLKVAKDDELKDKKQMSAEQLNERGTKDFVFGPFGPSSLPRPGVSGKENLKQIQNWEDLASKYHPQYQNKDGSKHIQLGHL
- the LOC129874780 gene encoding E2F transcription factor-like E2FF isoform X4, whose translation is MSSSLHTEDSQWKNPSIYSRKDKSLGLLCSNFLKLCDREGVDSTIGLDNAADQLGVERRRIYDIVNILESIGVLSRKAKNQYRWNGCSAIPKAVDLLKVIACNHSDVKEKGEGKTSGSHKIDNRKEKSLMILAQNFVKLFHCSDVDLISLDKAASALLGDVHDPMAMKTKTRRLYDIANVFVSMNLIEKIRSPDNGKPVFRWIAWKENPRSGSAVAAKSDDSMRRTFGEEITNIVPKRCRDDSSSDLMSNGQVKRLKVAKDDELKDKKQMSAEQLNERGTKDFVFGPFGPSSLPRPGVSGKENLKQIQNWEDLASKYHPQYQNKAASELFAHYVEAWESWQVEAANELHKQHEH
- the LOC129874780 gene encoding E2F transcription factor-like E2FF isoform X5, whose amino-acid sequence is MSSSLHTEDSQWKNPSIYSRKDKSLGLLCSNFLKLCDREGVDSTIGLDNAADQLGVERRRIYDIVNILESIGVIACNHSDVKEKGEGKTSGSHKIDNRKEKSLMILAQNFVKLFHCSDVDLISLDKAASALLGDVHDPMAMKTKTRRLYDIANVFVSMNLIEKIRSPDNGKPVFRWIAWKENPRSGSAVAAKSDDSMRRTFGEEITNIVPKRCRDDSSSDLMSNGQVKRLKVAKDDELKDKKQMSAEQLNERGTKDFVFGPFGPSSLPRPGVSGKENLKQIQNWEDLASKYHPQYQNKAASELFAHYVEAWESWQVEAANELHKQHEH
- the LOC129874780 gene encoding E2F transcription factor-like E2FF isoform X2, giving the protein MSSSLHTEDSQWKNPSIYSRKDKSLGLLCSNFLKLCDREGVDSTIGLDNAADQLGVERRRIYDIVNILESIGVLSRKAKNQYRWNGCSAIPKAVDLLKKEGLKDLSTVSSTCHNVSNVIACNHSDVKEKGEGKTSGSHKIDNRKEKSLMILAQNFVKLFHCSDVDLISLDKAASALLAKTRRLYDIANVFVSMNLIEKIRSPDNGKPVFRWIAWKENPRSGSAVAAKSDDSMRRTFGEEITNIVPKRCRDDSSSDLMSNGQVKRLKVAKDDELKDKKQMSAEQLNERGTKDFVFGPFGPSSLPRPGVSGKENLKQIQNWEDLASKYHPQYQNKAASELFAHYVEAWESWQVEAANELHKQHEH
- the LOC129874780 gene encoding E2F transcription factor-like E2FF isoform X1, with product MSSSLHTEDSQWKNPSIYSRKDKSLGLLCSNFLKLCDREGVDSTIGLDNAADQLGVERRRIYDIVNILESIGVLSRKAKNQYRWNGCSAIPKAVDLLKKEGLKDLSTVSSTCHNVSNVIACNHSDVKEKGEGKTSGSHKIDNRKEKSLMILAQNFVKLFHCSDVDLISLDKAASALLGDVHDPMAMKTKTRRLYDIANVFVSMNLIEKIRSPDNGKPVFRWIAWKENPRSGSAVAAKSDDSMRRTFGEEITNIVPKRCRDDSSSDLMSNGQVKRLKVAKDDELKDKKQMSAEQLNERGTKDFVFGPFGPSSLPRPGVSGKENLKQIQNWEDLASKYHPQYQNKAASELFAHYVEAWESWQVEAANELHKQHEH